The following are from one region of the Streptomyces decoyicus genome:
- a CDS encoding cold-shock protein: MAQGTVKWFNAEKGYGFIAVDGGADVFVHYSAIQMDGYRTLEEGQRVEFEISQGQKGPQADMVRVAG; the protein is encoded by the coding sequence ATGGCTCAGGGCACCGTCAAGTGGTTCAACGCGGAGAAGGGGTACGGCTTCATCGCGGTCGACGGTGGTGCGGATGTTTTCGTCCACTACAGCGCGATCCAGATGGACGGCTACCGCACCCTCGAGGAAGGTCAGCGGGTCGAGTTCGAGATCTCGCAGGGCCAGAAGGGGCCGCAGGCGGACATGGTCCGGGTGGCCGGCTGA
- the groL gene encoding chaperonin GroEL (60 kDa chaperone family; promotes refolding of misfolded polypeptides especially under stressful conditions; forms two stacked rings of heptamers to form a barrel-shaped 14mer; ends can be capped by GroES; misfolded proteins enter the barrel where they are refolded when GroES binds): protein MAKIIAFDEEARRGLERGMNQLADAVKVTLGPKGRNVVLEKKWGAPTITNDGVSIAKEIELEDPYEKIGAELVKEVAKKTDDVAGDGTTTATVLAQALVREGLRNVAAGANPMALKRGIERAVEAVSAALLEQAKDVETKEQIASTASISAADTQIGELIAEAMDKVGKEGVITVEESQTFGLELELTEGMRFDKGYISAYFATDMERMEAALDDPYILIVNSKISSVKDLLPLLEKVMQSGKPLLIIAEDVEGEALSTLVVNKIRGTFKSVAVKAPGFGDRRKAMLGDIAILTGGTVISEEVGLKLENAGLELLGRARKVVITKDETTIVDGAGDSEQVQGRVNQIRAEIENSDSDYDREKLQERLAKLAGGVAVIKAGAATEVELKERKHRIEDAVRNAKAAVEEGIVAGGGVALLQASQVFEKLELDGDEATGANAVKLALEAPLKQISVNGGLEGGVVVEKVRNLPIGHGLNAATGEYVDMIAEGIIDPAKVTRSALQNAASIAALFLTTEAVIADKPEKAAAGGAPGGMPGGDMDF, encoded by the coding sequence ATGGCCAAGATCATCGCGTTCGACGAGGAGGCACGGCGCGGTCTCGAGCGCGGGATGAACCAGCTCGCCGACGCCGTCAAGGTCACCCTCGGCCCCAAGGGCCGCAACGTCGTCCTCGAGAAGAAGTGGGGCGCCCCCACGATCACCAACGATGGTGTTTCCATCGCCAAGGAGATCGAGCTCGAGGACCCGTACGAGAAGATCGGCGCCGAGCTGGTCAAGGAGGTCGCGAAGAAGACGGACGACGTCGCCGGTGACGGCACGACGACCGCGACCGTCCTGGCCCAGGCTCTGGTCCGCGAGGGCCTGCGCAACGTAGCCGCCGGCGCCAACCCGATGGCCCTCAAGCGCGGTATCGAGCGTGCCGTCGAGGCCGTCTCCGCCGCCCTGCTGGAGCAGGCCAAGGACGTGGAGACCAAGGAGCAGATCGCTTCGACCGCCTCCATCTCCGCCGCTGACACCCAGATCGGCGAGCTGATCGCCGAGGCCATGGACAAGGTCGGCAAGGAAGGCGTCATCACCGTCGAGGAGTCCCAGACCTTCGGTCTGGAGCTGGAACTCACCGAGGGTATGCGCTTCGACAAGGGCTACATCTCGGCGTACTTCGCGACCGACATGGAGCGCATGGAAGCCGCGCTCGACGACCCGTACATCCTGATCGTCAACTCCAAGATCAGCAGCGTGAAGGACCTGCTGCCGCTCCTGGAGAAGGTCATGCAGTCCGGCAAGCCGCTGCTGATCATCGCCGAGGACGTCGAGGGCGAGGCCCTGTCGACCCTGGTCGTCAACAAGATCCGTGGCACCTTCAAGTCCGTCGCCGTCAAGGCCCCGGGCTTCGGTGACCGCCGCAAGGCCATGCTCGGCGACATCGCCATCCTCACCGGTGGCACCGTCATCTCCGAGGAGGTCGGCCTCAAGCTGGAGAACGCCGGTCTCGAGCTGCTCGGCCGCGCCCGCAAGGTCGTCATCACCAAGGACGAGACCACCATCGTCGACGGTGCCGGCGACAGCGAGCAGGTCCAGGGCCGGGTCAACCAGATCCGCGCCGAGATCGAGAACAGCGACTCGGACTACGACCGCGAGAAGCTCCAGGAGCGTCTGGCGAAGCTGGCCGGCGGCGTGGCCGTCATCAAGGCCGGTGCCGCCACCGAGGTCGAGCTCAAGGAGCGCAAGCACCGCATCGAGGACGCCGTTCGCAACGCGAAGGCGGCCGTCGAGGAGGGCATCGTCGCCGGCGGTGGCGTCGCCCTGCTCCAGGCCTCCCAGGTCTTCGAGAAGCTGGAGCTCGACGGCGACGAGGCCACCGGCGCCAACGCGGTGAAGCTGGCCCTGGAAGCCCCGCTCAAGCAGATCTCCGTCAACGGCGGCCTCGAGGGCGGCGTTGTGGTGGAGAAGGTGCGCAACCTGCCCATCGGCCACGGCCTCAACGCCGCGACCGGTGAGTACGTCGACATGATCGCCGAGGGCATCATCGACCCGGCGAAGGTCACGCGCTCCGCGCTCCAGAACGCCGCCTCCATCGCGGCGCTCTTCCTCACCACCGAGGCCGTCATCGCCGACAAGCCGGAGAAGGCCGCCGCCGGCGGCGCTCCGGGCGGCATGCCGGGCGGTGACATGGACTTCTGA
- a CDS encoding FG-GAP-like repeat-containing protein — MPQHLRTTLATAAATALAAGLLTAATGTAAAADHAAPAANGRQGDFNGDGYRDLAVAAPSATVDGKKGAGAVTVLYGSAHGVDASRRTTLTQNSPGVPGAAEADDLFGASLATGDFNSDGFADLAVSAPYEDIAADADAGTIQILWGASGGLSGNGGVALADPAPTQHDRFGAALAAGDFDRDGKADVAVGTSAPTLHVFKGGIGRSGAPGARTALALPVVGGPTSGVLQLTAGEVTDQGYADLVVSAYDKNAPHYSTNYYLPGTPAGLSGAGLKRLPGGFITAIGDVDGDGFGDLVTGMLFDDRVPGSTKGGKVNVIHGSANGPRLDRIDAITQESGAVPGSSEKGDKFGYEVTLGDTNGDGMQDLAIGVAHETLDGVSKAGAVTVLRGSPSGIDTSQHIQYFHENSPGVPGASEKDDYFGGEVVLSDLNGDKKADLTVGATYEDGGNGGLITLPSDGSSLTATGSRYISPSDVGISTAGAPEFGSVIAG; from the coding sequence ATGCCCCAGCACCTCCGTACGACCCTGGCCACCGCCGCCGCCACCGCGCTGGCGGCCGGGCTGCTGACGGCCGCCACCGGCACCGCCGCGGCCGCGGACCACGCCGCGCCGGCCGCCAACGGCCGCCAGGGCGATTTCAACGGCGACGGCTACCGCGATCTTGCGGTGGCCGCGCCCTCCGCCACCGTCGACGGGAAGAAGGGCGCGGGCGCCGTCACCGTGCTCTACGGTTCGGCGCACGGCGTGGACGCCTCCCGGCGCACCACGCTCACCCAGAACTCCCCGGGCGTCCCCGGCGCGGCCGAAGCCGACGACCTCTTCGGCGCGAGCCTCGCCACCGGTGACTTCAACTCCGACGGCTTCGCCGACCTCGCCGTCTCCGCCCCGTACGAGGACATCGCGGCCGATGCCGACGCCGGCACGATTCAGATCCTGTGGGGCGCTTCCGGCGGCCTCTCCGGAAACGGCGGCGTCGCCCTCGCCGACCCGGCCCCCACCCAGCACGACCGCTTCGGCGCGGCGCTGGCCGCCGGCGACTTCGACCGTGACGGCAAGGCCGACGTCGCGGTCGGCACGTCCGCCCCGACGCTGCACGTCTTCAAGGGCGGCATCGGCAGGTCCGGAGCCCCGGGCGCGCGCACGGCCCTCGCCCTGCCCGTCGTCGGCGGGCCCACCAGCGGCGTCCTCCAGCTGACCGCGGGCGAGGTCACCGACCAGGGCTACGCCGACCTCGTCGTCAGCGCCTACGACAAGAACGCCCCCCACTACAGCACCAATTACTACCTGCCCGGCACCCCGGCCGGCCTCTCCGGCGCCGGCCTCAAGCGGCTGCCCGGCGGCTTCATCACGGCCATCGGCGATGTCGACGGCGACGGCTTCGGCGACCTCGTCACCGGCATGCTCTTCGACGACCGGGTCCCCGGCAGCACCAAGGGCGGCAAGGTCAACGTCATCCACGGCTCGGCGAACGGCCCGCGCCTGGACCGCATCGACGCCATCACCCAGGAGTCCGGCGCCGTGCCCGGCAGCTCCGAAAAGGGCGACAAATTCGGCTACGAGGTCACCCTCGGCGACACCAACGGTGACGGCATGCAGGACCTGGCCATCGGCGTCGCACACGAGACCCTCGACGGCGTGAGCAAGGCCGGGGCGGTCACCGTCCTGCGCGGCTCGCCCTCCGGTATCGACACCTCGCAGCACATCCAGTACTTCCACGAGAACTCCCCGGGCGTCCCCGGGGCCAGCGAGAAGGACGACTACTTCGGCGGCGAGGTCGTCCTCTCCGACCTCAACGGTGACAAGAAGGCCGACCTGACGGTGGGCGCCACCTACGAGGACGGCGGCAACGGCGGGCTCATCACCCTCCCCTCGGACGGCAGCAGCCTCACCGCCACGGGTTCCCGCTACATCAGTCCGTCCGACGTCGGCATCTCGACGGCGGGCGCGCCGGAGTTCGGGAGCGTCATCGCGGGGTGA
- a CDS encoding DUF397 domain-containing protein, giving the protein MRISPEYGLHSATWHKSSYSGGDGGDCLEVARDFPGAAQWRKSRHSGGEGGNCLEVSDDHPGIVPVRDSKDPHGPALAFRAPAWTAFVEGVKSGSLHGV; this is encoded by the coding sequence ATGAGGATCAGTCCTGAGTACGGCCTGCACTCGGCCACCTGGCACAAGTCCAGCTACAGCGGTGGCGACGGCGGCGACTGCCTTGAGGTAGCCCGGGACTTCCCCGGCGCCGCCCAATGGCGTAAGTCCCGCCACAGCGGTGGTGAGGGCGGCAACTGCCTCGAAGTCTCCGACGACCACCCCGGCATCGTGCCCGTCCGTGACTCCAAGGACCCGCACGGTCCGGCGCTCGCGTTCCGGGCGCCGGCCTGGACGGCGTTCGTCGAGGGCGTCAAGTCAGGTTCGTTGCACGGCGTCTGA
- a CDS encoding helix-turn-helix domain-containing protein, with the protein MPGPKPLDPSSSPRAMLGAELRHKREEAGLTQEELGSPLFVSGSFIGQLEAGTRRMQMEYAVKMDEILATDGYFVRNCEAAKKSKYPDHFAEAAEAEAIATAIREYAPQLIPGLLQTKAYAWAVCRAYQPTAPDDVIDELVSARLERAHLLTHPTTPLLWAVLDEAVLRRRVGGAGVMAEALRHITELCRRHRIIVQVLPLTAGAHAAMNGSLKLMTFEDAPPLAYLQSLGTGRLQDDPATVARHELTYDLLGASALSPQESLALIESVAEDYAHEDQS; encoded by the coding sequence ATGCCCGGACCCAAGCCCCTCGACCCGTCTTCGTCACCCCGCGCCATGCTCGGGGCCGAGTTACGACACAAACGTGAAGAGGCGGGCCTCACCCAGGAGGAACTCGGCAGTCCCCTCTTCGTCAGCGGCTCGTTCATCGGCCAGCTGGAGGCAGGGACGCGGCGGATGCAGATGGAATACGCCGTCAAGATGGACGAGATCCTGGCGACGGACGGCTACTTCGTCCGCAACTGCGAGGCCGCGAAGAAGTCGAAGTACCCGGATCACTTCGCGGAAGCGGCGGAGGCGGAAGCCATCGCCACGGCGATCAGGGAGTACGCGCCGCAGCTGATTCCGGGGCTGTTGCAGACGAAGGCGTATGCATGGGCGGTCTGCCGCGCGTACCAGCCGACGGCGCCGGACGATGTCATCGACGAGCTGGTGTCTGCGCGGCTTGAGCGGGCCCACCTGCTGACTCATCCAACGACCCCGCTGTTGTGGGCAGTACTGGACGAGGCCGTGCTACGCCGACGGGTAGGTGGTGCAGGAGTCATGGCAGAGGCGCTACGGCACATCACTGAACTATGCAGGCGACACCGGATCATTGTGCAGGTGCTGCCGCTTACGGCGGGGGCTCACGCAGCAATGAACGGATCCCTCAAACTCATGACCTTCGAGGACGCGCCTCCACTCGCCTACCTTCAAAGCTTGGGAACTGGCCGCCTGCAGGACGATCCGGCTACGGTCGCCCGTCACGAACTGACTTACGATTTGCTTGGGGCCAGCGCACTGTCACCCCAGGAATCCCTGGCCCTGATCGAATCAGTGGCGGAGGATTACGCGCATGAGGATCAGTCCTGA
- a CDS encoding PTS transporter subunit EIIC, which translates to MPEDKNRATAAAILPLVGGARNLTSIAHCMTRLRLGIQDRSLVQDEALKALPAVLGVVEDDTYQIVLGPGTVARVTPEFERLAEQARSTEPPPEPKAAAPAAGPLAATPPSTPEPTPEAAPPGAASPATAPPAGTAEELAAQGAALKARQKSRNATPVKLFLRRIANIFVPLIPALIGCGIVAGINGLLTNLGWLPSVVPALAAIASGFMSLIAVFVGYNTAKEFGGTPILGGAVAAIIVFPGISHVTAFGQKLAPGQGGVLGALAAALLAVRVEKWCRNGVFPGRAHSRAWGRVRVPEALDVLLTPTLTVLVTGLVTIFGLMFVAGEVSTAIGSFAGWLLAHGGAFAGFILGGLFLPLVMLGLHQALIPIHTTLIEQQGYTVLLPILAMAGAGQVGAAIAVYLRLPRNRSIRTTIKSALPAGFLGVGEPLIYGVSLPLGRPFITACLGGAFGGGFVGLFNQLGDTVGSTAIGPSGWALFPLVKGNQSITTTLVVYALGLAVGYLTGFLATYFFGFSRQMRTDLNHDNHDSDTPRNPGTTTPATGTPPAPAPSAKPTHPEGVHIPG; encoded by the coding sequence ATGCCCGAAGACAAGAACCGCGCCACCGCCGCCGCGATCCTCCCTCTCGTCGGCGGCGCCAGGAACCTCACCTCCATCGCCCACTGCATGACCCGGCTCCGCCTCGGCATCCAGGACCGCTCCCTGGTCCAGGACGAAGCCCTCAAGGCACTGCCGGCCGTCCTGGGCGTGGTCGAGGACGACACGTACCAGATCGTGCTGGGCCCCGGGACGGTCGCCCGGGTCACCCCCGAGTTCGAGCGCCTGGCCGAACAGGCCCGCAGCACGGAACCACCCCCGGAACCGAAGGCCGCAGCACCGGCCGCCGGCCCCCTGGCCGCCACACCACCCTCCACCCCGGAACCCACGCCTGAGGCCGCCCCGCCAGGCGCCGCCTCGCCCGCCACCGCCCCGCCCGCCGGCACCGCCGAGGAGCTGGCCGCCCAGGGCGCCGCCCTCAAGGCCCGGCAGAAGTCCCGGAACGCCACCCCGGTGAAGCTGTTCCTCCGCCGGATCGCCAATATCTTCGTCCCGCTGATCCCGGCCCTGATCGGCTGCGGCATCGTCGCCGGGATCAACGGCCTGCTGACCAACCTCGGCTGGCTGCCGTCCGTCGTCCCGGCCCTGGCCGCCATCGCCTCCGGCTTCATGTCCCTCATCGCCGTCTTCGTCGGCTACAACACCGCCAAGGAGTTCGGCGGCACCCCCATCCTCGGCGGTGCGGTCGCCGCGATCATCGTCTTCCCGGGCATCTCCCACGTCACGGCCTTCGGCCAGAAGCTCGCACCGGGCCAGGGCGGCGTCCTCGGCGCACTGGCCGCGGCGCTGCTCGCCGTCCGGGTGGAGAAGTGGTGCCGCAACGGAGTCTTCCCCGGCCGGGCGCATTCGAGAGCGTGGGGAAGGGTCCGGGTCCCCGAGGCACTGGACGTGCTCCTCACCCCCACCCTGACCGTCCTGGTCACGGGCCTGGTCACGATCTTCGGCCTGATGTTCGTCGCGGGCGAGGTCTCCACCGCCATCGGCTCGTTCGCCGGCTGGCTGCTGGCCCACGGCGGCGCGTTCGCCGGCTTCATCCTGGGCGGCCTCTTCCTCCCCCTCGTGATGCTCGGCCTCCACCAGGCCCTCATCCCCATCCACACCACCCTCATCGAGCAGCAGGGCTATACGGTCCTGCTCCCGATCCTCGCCATGGCGGGAGCGGGCCAGGTCGGCGCCGCCATCGCCGTCTACCTCCGCCTCCCGCGCAACCGCTCGATCCGTACGACCATCAAGTCCGCCCTCCCCGCAGGCTTCCTGGGCGTCGGCGAACCCCTGATCTACGGCGTCTCGCTCCCTCTGGGCCGCCCCTTCATCACCGCCTGCCTAGGCGGCGCGTTCGGCGGCGGCTTCGTCGGCCTGTTCAACCAACTCGGCGACACCGTCGGCTCCACCGCCATCGGCCCCTCGGGCTGGGCCCTCTTCCCCCTGGTCAAGGGCAACCAGAGCATCACCACCACCCTCGTCGTCTACGCCCTGGGCCTGGCCGTCGGCTACCTCACCGGCTTCCTCGCCACCTATTTCTTCGGCTTCAGCAGGCAGATGCGGACGGACCTTAACCACGACAACCACGACTCCGACACGCCTCGCAACCCCGGCACCACCACCCCAGCGACCGGCACACCCCCGGCCCCGGCCCCGTCCGCAAAGCCGACCCACCCCGAGGGCGTCCACATCCCGGGCTGA